The following coding sequences are from one Procambarus clarkii isolate CNS0578487 chromosome 86, FALCON_Pclarkii_2.0, whole genome shotgun sequence window:
- the LOC138358823 gene encoding LIM domain-containing protein A-like, translating to MQRDSGRCIESEVRVLQASLIVTPTHQQNTNTSTEHQHINRTPTHQQRTPTHQQRTPTHQQNTNTSTENTNTSTENTNTSTENTNTSTEHQHINREHQHINREHQHINREHQHINREHQHINREHQHINREHQHINRTPTHQQNTNTSTENTNTSTENTNTSTEHQHINREHQHINRTPTHQQRTPTHQQNTNTSTENTNTSTENTNTSTENTNTSTENTNTSTEHQHINREHQHINRTPTHQQRTPTHQQRTPTHQQNTNTSTENTNTSTEHQHINREHQRQQQKSSSTIIRAAEAQWCFIPVEMKTVLSHRYSNKRC from the exons ATGCAGCGGGATTCAGGACGCTGTATCGAGTCCGAGGTTCGAGTCCTGCAGGCGTCACTCAtagt AACACCAACACATCAACAGAACACCAACACATCAACAGAACACCAACACATCAACAGAACACCAACACATCAACAGAGAACACCAACACATCAACAGAGAACACCAACACATCAACAGAACACCAACACATCAACAGAGAACACCAACACATCAACAGAGAACACCAACACATCAACAGAGAACACCAACACATCAACAGAACACCAACACATCAACAGAGAACACCAACACATCAACAGAGAACACCAACACATCAACAGAGAACACCAACACATCAACAGAGAACACCAACACATCAACAGAGAACACCAACACATCAACAGAGAACACCAACACATCAACAGAACACCAACACATCAACAGAACACCAACACATCAACAGAGAACACCAACACATCAACAGAGAACACCAACACATCAACAGAACACCAACACATCAACAGAGAACACCAACACATCAACAGAACACCAACACATCAACAGAGAACACCAACACATCAACAGAACACCAACACATCAACAGAGAACACCAACACATCAACAGAGAACACCAACACATCAACAGAGAACACCAACACATCAACAGAGAACACCAACACATCAACAGAACACCAACACATCAACAGAGAACACCAACACATCAACAGAACACCAACACATCAACAGAGAACACCAACACATCAACAGAGAACACCAACACATCAACAGAACACCAACACATCAACAGAGAACACCAACACATCAACAGAACACCAACACATCAACAGAGAACACCAACGACAGCAACAGAAGTCAAGTTCCACAATAATTAGAGCAGCAGAAGCACAATG